In Panicum virgatum strain AP13 chromosome 4N, P.virgatum_v5, whole genome shotgun sequence, a single window of DNA contains:
- the LOC120671219 gene encoding protein STRUBBELIG-RECEPTOR FAMILY 8-like isoform X2, protein MSGRLRCASKLSGMELNGTLGYELSSLQALKTMDLSNNFLHDSIPYQLPSNLTYLNLAKNNLSGNLPYSISTLVSLEYLNLSHNSLFQEIGELFGSLNSLSELDISFNNLTGNLPITMGSLSKVSSLCMQNNQLSGTVDVLSNLSLATLNIANNNFSGMIPQEFSSIPNLIVGGNSFVNMPASPPPTLTPPKNPRDQPNHPQGPVSAPTAADTPIDQDDKKLQTGPLVGIAVGSIAVASCVLFMLVFCLYKARKRNDDGSSEPKDIVGSLSVNIERASNREIPISNNSHENAVVATSDLQKMTPERVYGANGSTAKKAKVPVTATSYTVAALQVATNSFCQDSLLGEGSLGRVYKADFPNGKVLAVKKIDSASLSLYEEENFLEVISNISRLRHPNIVPLTGYCVEHGQRLLVYEYIGNGTLHDILHFSDGMSKKLTWNTRVRIALGAARALEYLHEVCMPPVVHRSFKSSNILLDEEYSPHLSDCGLAALSPNPEREVSAEVVGSFGYSAPEFAMSGTYTTRSDVYSFGVVMLELLTGRKPLDRSRERSEQSLVRWATPQLHDIDLLARMVDPAMDGLYPAKSLSRFADIIAICVQSEPEFRPPMSEVVQQLVRLMQRASIIRRQSDDLGYSYRVPDREGGASDTF, encoded by the exons caaactTTCTGGTATGGAGCTGAATGGTACTCTTGGTTACGAACTGTCCAGTCTACAGGCATTGAAAACAAT GGATTTAAGTAACAACTTCTTGCATGATTCAATTCCTTACCAGTTGCCATCAAACCTTACCTATCT GAATTTGGCTAAAAATAACTTGTCTGGTAATCTCCCGTACTCCATATCCACCTTGGTTTCACTTGAATACCT CAATCTCAGCCACAACTCGTTATTTCAGGAAATTGGCGAACTATTTGGAAGCCTCAATTCACTTTCAGAACT AGACATATCTTTCAACAACCTGACGGGCAATCTTCCAATTACAATGGGATCACTGTCAAAAGTTTCTAGCCT TTGCATGCAAAACAATCAACTATCAGGCACAGTTGATGTCCTCAGCAACCTAAGCCTTGCGACACT AAATATTGCAAACAACAATTTCAGCGGCATGATACCACAAGAATTCAGCTCCATTCCAAATTTGAT AGTTGGAGGAAACTCATTTGTCAATATGCCTGCCTCCCCGCCACCAACTCTCACACCACCAAAGAATCCACGTGATCAGCCAAACCATCCTCAAGGACCTGTTAGTGCTCCAACTGCCGCTGACACTCCTATTGATCAAGATGACAAGAAGCTGCAAACAGGTCCTCTTGTAGGGATAGCTGTTGGCTCCATAGCTGTTGCTTCCTGCGTACTTTTCATGTTGGTATTCTGCCTTTACAAGGCCCGGAAAAGAAATGATGATGGGAGCAGTGAACCAAAAGATATTGTAGGTTCTCTTTCAGTAAACATAGAGAGAG CATCTAATAGGGAAATCCCGATCTCGAACAACAGCCATGAAAATGCTGTGGTAGCAACTTCAGATCTCCAAAAAATGACTCCTGAGAGAGTTTATGGTGCAAATGGTTCTACTGCAAAAAAGGCAAAGGTTCCTGTGACGGCCACTTCATATACGGTTGCTGCTCTCCAAGTTGCTACGAATAGCTTCTGTCAAGACTCTCTCCTAGGCGAGGGCTCGCTTGGTCGTGTTTACAAGGCTGATTTTCCCAACGGGAAG GTACTTGCTGTCAAGAAGATAGACAGTGCCTCACTGTCCCTGTATGAAGAAGAAAATTTCCTCGAGGTCATCTCCAACATTTCACGGCTCAGGCATCCAAACATCGTGCCTCTCACAGGCTACTGCGTTGAGCACGGGCAAAGGCTCCTCGTGTACGAGTACATTGGAAATGGCACGCTTCATGACATACTGCACTTCTCTGACGGGATGAGCAAGAAACTCACATGGAACACCCGTGTGAGGATAGCACTGGGCGCCGCCCGCGCTCTAGA GTACCTGCACGAGGTGTGCATGCCCCCTGTCGTGCACAGGAGCTTCAAGTCGTCTAACATCCTGCTCGATGAGGAGTACAGCCCGCATCTGTCTGACTGCGGGCTTGCTGCTCTCTCACCAAACCCTGAGAGGGAG GTTTCAGCTGAGGTGGTTGGCTCGTTCGGGTACAGCGCCCCGGAGTTCGCCATGTCAGGAACGTACACCACGAGGAgcgacgtgtacagcttcggAGTCGTGATGCTGGAGCTGCTGACAGGCCGGAAGCCGCTGGATAG GTCCAGGGAGAGGTCCGAGCAGTCCCTTGTCCGGTGGGCGACCCCGCAGCTCCACGACATCGACCTGCTCGCCAGGATGGTGGATCCGGCCATGGACGGGCTGTACCCTGCGAAATCGCTCTCCCGCTTCGCCGACATCATCGCGATCTGCGTCCAG TCTGAGCCGGAGTTCCGGCCGCCCATGTCGGAGGTGGTGCAGCAGCTGGTGCGGCTGATGCAGAGGGCCAGCATCATCCGGCGGCAGTCAGACGATCTCGGGTACTCGTACAGGGTGCCCGATCGCGAGGGCGGCGCAAGCGACACCTTCTGA
- the LOC120671214 gene encoding LOW QUALITY PROTEIN: nuclear intron maturase 4, mitochondrial-like (The sequence of the model RefSeq protein was modified relative to this genomic sequence to represent the inferred CDS: inserted 1 base in 1 codon; deleted 1 base in 1 codon), with amino-acid sequence MSFLESGRGCLLRELSRRSLPWPQRQGLYAAFVRRYSAHHLPLHGVEDEAEQAIEPRPSLPVSLAKSLASLAEESAKAFQRQRKPLTRMERKRLAELRIKKRVKAQYLNGKFYDLMGKVVASAETLEDAYDVVRLNSNVDLTSAKDDVCFVTLAEHLRSGEFDVRANAFSVVAKRRGEGCLVLPRLNLKVVQEAIRVVLEVVYRPQFSKISHGCRSGRGYHSALRFVSDEIGVPDWCFTVPLHKEVDSNVNSKLIYLIQEKIEDTQLVAFMQKMFDAKVINLIFGGYPKGHGLPQEGVLAPILMNIYLDSFDHEVFKICLKHEGLGSEATNVSDDHGSNLRRWFRSQLKGKDENSEDQTDCQTKIKLYACRYMDEIFVAVSGSRDVAEDMKSEIVXLRKSLYLEVDDRLRLMPVKRNMQGLQFCGVFVRVETKENAKLKAVHKLKEKIGLFASQKQEIWDAMNLRVGKKWLAYGLRRIKESEIKPLGLSTPLLDHIAKFRKDGMKTDHWFKTLLKVWMQDVNAKNELNEDVLLSKYIAEPALAQDLRDAFYNFQKQAKDYISSETAATEALLSNLKRAESISTFTDGGIIKIHAPLSYIQKCLHRYGLINLEGFPRHVSALVLQDDELIVSWFAGIIHRWIRWFSGVDNFKELQLMFVESVRKSCIRTLSAKYRMYEKLTEKRFELDDHGIPMVEDFEATIKPLESSYSFASTDEALMYGISNSGLFVLTLSRVRVPTRQFNCFVMGCQSASPSMYVLHVKEKQRFPGWRTGFSSSIHGSLDGRRIGLCTQHVKDLYLGHISLQSVDFGSLVDDSKMIPVVF; translated from the exons ATGTCCTTCCTGGAATCCGGTCGCGGCTGCCTCCTCCGAGAGCTCTCCAGGAGGTCCCTGCCGTGGCCTCAGCGGCAAG GACTCTACGCCGCGTTTGTCCGGCGGTACAGTGCGCATCACCTCCCTCTCCACGGAGTAGAGGACGAAGCGGAGCAAGCCATTGAACCGCGGCCTTCGCTGCCAGTGTCTCTGGCAAAGAGCCTGGCCTCTCTTGCGGAGGAGTCAGCCAAGGCCTTCCAGAGGCAGAGGAAGCCGCTCACGCGGATGGAGCGAAAGCGGTTAGCCGAGCTCCGCATCAAGAAGAGGGTCAAGGCGCAGTACCTGAACGGCAAGTTCTACGACCTCATGGGTAAGGTTGTGGCAAGTGCCGAGACACTGGAGGATGCGTACGATGTTGTCCGGCTCAATTCGAACGTTGATCTAACGTCTGCAAAAGATGATGTCTGCTTTGTCACGCTGGCAGAGCATCTGAGGAGTGGTGAGTTTGATGTCAGAGCAAATGCTTTCTCAGTGGTGGCGAAGAGAAGAGGAGAAGGGTGCCTTGTTCTTCCTAGGCTGAACTTGAAAGTGGTTCAGGAAGCGATAAGGGTAGTCCTTGAGGTTGTCTACAGGCCTCAATTCTCAAAGATATCACATGGTTGCCGCAGTGGGCGAGGGTATCACTCAGCCCTCAGGTTTGTATCGGATGAAATCGGGGTTCCAGATTGGTGCTTTACTGTCCCACTGCACAAAGAGGTTGATAGCAATGTAAACTCTAAGCTTATTTATCTGATACAGGAGAAGATCGAGGACACCCAGTTAGTTGCATTCATGCAAAAAATGTTTGATGCCAAGGTTATCAATTTGATATTTGGTGGATACCCAAAGGGCCATGGGCTGCCCCAAGAAGGAGTACTTGCACCAATCCTGATGAACATATATCTTGACAGTTTTGACCATGAGGTGTTTAAGATTTGCTTGAAACATGAAGGCCTTGGTTCAGAGGCAACAAATGTTTCAGACGACCATGGGTCAAATTTGCGTCGCTGGTTTCGGAGTCAACTTAAGGGGAAAGATGAAAATAGTGAAGATCAAACAGATTGTCAGACAAAGATAAAACTATATGCTTGTAGGTATATGGATGAGATTTTTGTTGCAGTTTCTGGATCCAGAGATGTTGCAGAAGATATGAAATCTGAAATTG GCTTAAGAAAATCACTTTATTTGGAAGTTGATGATAGGTTGCGTCTTATGCCAGTCAAAAGGAATATGCAGGGGTTACAGTTTTGTGGTGTTTTTGTCAGGGTGGAAACAAAGGAGAATGCTAAACTGAAAGCTGTGCATAAGCTTAAGGAGAAGATTGGTTTGTTTGCTTCTCAGAAGCAAGAGATTTGGGATGCTATGAATCTTAGAGTAGGAAAGAAGTGGTTGGCATATGGTTTGAGAAGAATAAAAGAGAGTGAGATCAAACCACTTGGCCTTAGcacccctttgctggatcaCATTGCAAAATTTAGGAAAGATGGAATGAAGACAGATCACTGGTTCAAAACTTTACTGAAGGTATGGATGCAGGATGTCAATGCCAAAAATGAGCTAAATGAGGATGTTCTCCTATCTAAATATATTGCTGAACCAGCACTTGCGCAAGACCTTAGGGATGCATTCTACAACTTTCAGAAGCAAGCTAAAGATTACATCTCATCAGAAACTGCTGCTACGGAAGCATTGTTGTCCAATTTGAAGAGGGCGGAATCAATTAGTACCTTCACTGACGGTGGTATCATTAAAATTCATGCTCCTCTTAGCTATATTCAGAAGTGCCTTCATCGATATGGTCTAATTAATCTCGAAGGTTTCCCTAGGCATGTGTCGGCCCTTGTCTTGCAAGATGATGAGTTAATAGTAAGTTGGTTTGCAGGAATAATCCATCGTTGGATAAGATGGTTTTCTGGGGTTGACAATTTTAAAGAACTTCAGCTTATGTTTGTTGAAAGTGTCAGAAAATCCTGCATCAGGACACTATCTGCAAAGTATCGGATGTATGAAAAATTGACAGAAAAGCGGTTTGAACTTGATGATCATGGCATTCCAATGGTTGAGGATTTTGAGGCAACAATTAAACCTTTGGAATCTAGTTACTCTTTTGCTTCCACTGATGAAGCTTTGATGTATGGCATTTCTAATAGTGGTTTATTTGTGTTAACACTGTCAAGAGTTAGAGTCCCTACTCGACAATTCAACTGCTTTGTCATGGGCTGCCAATCTGCATCACCAAGTATGTATGTGCTTCATGTGAAGGAGAAACAACGGTTTCCTGGATGGAGGACAGGTTTCTCGTCATCGATTCATGGGAGTTTGGATGGTAGACGAATTGGATTGTGCACCCAACATGTTAAAGATCTATATTTGGGACACATCTCCCTTCAATCAGTTGATTTTGGTTCCCTGGTT GATGACTCGAAGATGATACCTGTGGTTTTCTGA
- the LOC120671215 gene encoding uncharacterized protein LOC120671215 — MTDIPKSRARQLVMQPLNCISFLLGLAILSATLGPFVTIAHRELLMVTGSKRGAEIKLDLSVDKTGTDEDVRSNVLTGRKLAIGDAVTEQKDANNSGSKTSSGAKTSVGKCGQGGRKDLSMNCYFRSRKPPPKVYFDGDIPFTADYRSPRKHPPKNN, encoded by the exons ATGACAGACATACCTAAAAGCAGGGCTAGACAGTTAGTTATGCAGCCGTTAAACTGTATAAGCTTCTTGCTCGGGCTGGCCATCCTCTCAGCCACCCTTGGCCCCTTTGTCACTATTGCACATAGAG AATTGCTGATGGTAACTGGCAGCAAGAGAGGAGCAGAAATCAAGCTG GACCTGAGTGTTGACAAAACCGGAACGGATGAGGATGTTAGAAGCAATGTATTGACAGGACGAAAGCTAGCTATTGGAGATGCAGTCACGGAGCAGAAGGATGCAAATAATTCTGGAAGCAAAACAAGCTCAGGTGCAAAAACTTCTGTTGGAAAATGCGGGCAAGGAGGAAGGAAGGATTTGAGTATGAACTGTTATTTTAGAAGTAGAAAACCTCCACCAAAGGTTTACTTTGATGGAGACATTCCCTTCACTGCTGATTACCGTTCACCCCGGAAACACCCTCCTAAGAACAACTAG
- the LOC120671219 gene encoding protein STRUBBELIG-RECEPTOR FAMILY 8-like isoform X1, whose protein sequence is MAAPGAASAGVLFVLALLAVAGADTDAGDVAALGNLYSSWNSPAQLTGWSAAGGDPCGAAWTGVSCSGTAVTSLKLSGMELNGTLGYELSSLQALKTMDLSNNFLHDSIPYQLPSNLTYLNLAKNNLSGNLPYSISTLVSLEYLNLSHNSLFQEIGELFGSLNSLSELDISFNNLTGNLPITMGSLSKVSSLCMQNNQLSGTVDVLSNLSLATLNIANNNFSGMIPQEFSSIPNLIVGGNSFVNMPASPPPTLTPPKNPRDQPNHPQGPVSAPTAADTPIDQDDKKLQTGPLVGIAVGSIAVASCVLFMLVFCLYKARKRNDDGSSEPKDIVGSLSVNIERASNREIPISNNSHENAVVATSDLQKMTPERVYGANGSTAKKAKVPVTATSYTVAALQVATNSFCQDSLLGEGSLGRVYKADFPNGKVLAVKKIDSASLSLYEEENFLEVISNISRLRHPNIVPLTGYCVEHGQRLLVYEYIGNGTLHDILHFSDGMSKKLTWNTRVRIALGAARALEYLHEVCMPPVVHRSFKSSNILLDEEYSPHLSDCGLAALSPNPEREVSAEVVGSFGYSAPEFAMSGTYTTRSDVYSFGVVMLELLTGRKPLDRSRERSEQSLVRWATPQLHDIDLLARMVDPAMDGLYPAKSLSRFADIIAICVQSEPEFRPPMSEVVQQLVRLMQRASIIRRQSDDLGYSYRVPDREGGASDTF, encoded by the exons ATggcggcgccgggcgccgcTTCGGCCGGCGTCCTTTTCGTCCTCGCGCTTCTGGCGGTGGCGGGAGCCGAcaccgacgccggcgacg TCGCGGCCCTGGGGAACCTCTACAGCTCCTGGAACAGCCCGGCGCAGCTCACCGGCTGGTCCGCCGCCGGTGGCGACCCCTGCGGCGCCGCGTGGACGGGCGTCTCCTGCTCCGGCACCGCCGTCACCTCCCT caaactTTCTGGTATGGAGCTGAATGGTACTCTTGGTTACGAACTGTCCAGTCTACAGGCATTGAAAACAAT GGATTTAAGTAACAACTTCTTGCATGATTCAATTCCTTACCAGTTGCCATCAAACCTTACCTATCT GAATTTGGCTAAAAATAACTTGTCTGGTAATCTCCCGTACTCCATATCCACCTTGGTTTCACTTGAATACCT CAATCTCAGCCACAACTCGTTATTTCAGGAAATTGGCGAACTATTTGGAAGCCTCAATTCACTTTCAGAACT AGACATATCTTTCAACAACCTGACGGGCAATCTTCCAATTACAATGGGATCACTGTCAAAAGTTTCTAGCCT TTGCATGCAAAACAATCAACTATCAGGCACAGTTGATGTCCTCAGCAACCTAAGCCTTGCGACACT AAATATTGCAAACAACAATTTCAGCGGCATGATACCACAAGAATTCAGCTCCATTCCAAATTTGAT AGTTGGAGGAAACTCATTTGTCAATATGCCTGCCTCCCCGCCACCAACTCTCACACCACCAAAGAATCCACGTGATCAGCCAAACCATCCTCAAGGACCTGTTAGTGCTCCAACTGCCGCTGACACTCCTATTGATCAAGATGACAAGAAGCTGCAAACAGGTCCTCTTGTAGGGATAGCTGTTGGCTCCATAGCTGTTGCTTCCTGCGTACTTTTCATGTTGGTATTCTGCCTTTACAAGGCCCGGAAAAGAAATGATGATGGGAGCAGTGAACCAAAAGATATTGTAGGTTCTCTTTCAGTAAACATAGAGAGAG CATCTAATAGGGAAATCCCGATCTCGAACAACAGCCATGAAAATGCTGTGGTAGCAACTTCAGATCTCCAAAAAATGACTCCTGAGAGAGTTTATGGTGCAAATGGTTCTACTGCAAAAAAGGCAAAGGTTCCTGTGACGGCCACTTCATATACGGTTGCTGCTCTCCAAGTTGCTACGAATAGCTTCTGTCAAGACTCTCTCCTAGGCGAGGGCTCGCTTGGTCGTGTTTACAAGGCTGATTTTCCCAACGGGAAG GTACTTGCTGTCAAGAAGATAGACAGTGCCTCACTGTCCCTGTATGAAGAAGAAAATTTCCTCGAGGTCATCTCCAACATTTCACGGCTCAGGCATCCAAACATCGTGCCTCTCACAGGCTACTGCGTTGAGCACGGGCAAAGGCTCCTCGTGTACGAGTACATTGGAAATGGCACGCTTCATGACATACTGCACTTCTCTGACGGGATGAGCAAGAAACTCACATGGAACACCCGTGTGAGGATAGCACTGGGCGCCGCCCGCGCTCTAGA GTACCTGCACGAGGTGTGCATGCCCCCTGTCGTGCACAGGAGCTTCAAGTCGTCTAACATCCTGCTCGATGAGGAGTACAGCCCGCATCTGTCTGACTGCGGGCTTGCTGCTCTCTCACCAAACCCTGAGAGGGAG GTTTCAGCTGAGGTGGTTGGCTCGTTCGGGTACAGCGCCCCGGAGTTCGCCATGTCAGGAACGTACACCACGAGGAgcgacgtgtacagcttcggAGTCGTGATGCTGGAGCTGCTGACAGGCCGGAAGCCGCTGGATAG GTCCAGGGAGAGGTCCGAGCAGTCCCTTGTCCGGTGGGCGACCCCGCAGCTCCACGACATCGACCTGCTCGCCAGGATGGTGGATCCGGCCATGGACGGGCTGTACCCTGCGAAATCGCTCTCCCGCTTCGCCGACATCATCGCGATCTGCGTCCAG TCTGAGCCGGAGTTCCGGCCGCCCATGTCGGAGGTGGTGCAGCAGCTGGTGCGGCTGATGCAGAGGGCCAGCATCATCCGGCGGCAGTCAGACGATCTCGGGTACTCGTACAGGGTGCCCGATCGCGAGGGCGGCGCAAGCGACACCTTCTGA